The Archangium primigenium genomic interval TGATGGCGCTGGACGTGGGGCTGCTCACGGTGCTCCTGGAGCTGAGCGGCGGGGCCTCCAACCCCTTCAGTGCGCTGTACCTGGTGCACATCGCGCTCGCGGCGGTGGTGTTGCGCGCGGGGGGGTCCTGGGCGCTCACGGTGCTGGCCATCGGGTGCTTCGGCGAGCTGTTCGTGGGCGCGCCGGCGCACCACCACATCCACGACATGCGCATGCACCTGGAGGGCATGTGGGCGGCGTTCGCGCTGGCCGCGGCCTTCATCGTCTACTTCGTGCAGCGGGTGACGCGGGCGCTGGCGGCGCGCGAGGCGGAGCTGGTGGAGGCGCGCGCGGCGGCGGCGCGGCACGACAAGCTCACCGCCCTGGCCACGCTGGCCGCGGGCGCCGCGCACGAGCTGTCCACGCCCCTGTCCACCATCGCCGTGGTGGCGCGCGAGCTGGAGCGCCAGCTGGCGCGCGCGGGGCAGGATCCCTCGTCCCTGGAGGACGCGCGGCTCATCCGCGAGCAGGTGGCGCGCTGCCGGGACATCCTCGCGCGCATGGCCTCCGACGCGGGCGCCAGCCAGGGCGAGTCCCTGGTGTGGCTGGCCCCCGCGGACCTGGTGGCGCGCGCGCTGGAGGGGCTGCCCGGCGGCGAGCGGGTGCGCCCGGAGGTGGACGCGCGCGCGCGGCAGGAGCGGGAGCTGGTGTCGGCGCACGCCTTCACCCAGGTCATCCGGGGCGTGGTGAAGAACGCCCTGCAGGCCTCGCCCGCGGAGGCGCCCGTGCGGCTCGGGCTCGTGCGCGAGCCCCAGGCCTGGCGGCTCACGGTGGAGGACGCGGGCCCGGGCATGGCGCCCGAGGTGCTCGCGCGCGCGGGCGAGCCCTTCTTCACGACCAAGGCGCCCGGCGAGGGCATGGGCCTGGGGCTGTTCCTCACCCGCGCGCTGCTCGACCAGCTCGGGGGCCAGCTCGTGCTCGACTCCGGGCCGGGCCGGGGCACGCGCGTGGTGCTGACGTGGCCGGCCGGAGGGCCGCGACAATCCGCCACGTTGTCTCCGGAGGGCTCCCGGGTGCAAGTGGCGTCATGACGAGCCCGTTATCCGGCTCCGCGCCCACGCTCCTGCTCGTGGACGACGAGAGCGTGTTCCGCGAGCGCCTGGCCCGGGCCTTCCGCGAGCGGGGCTACGAGGTGACCACCGCCGGCTCCTACGAGGAGGGCCTCGCCCTGGCCTCGCGCGAGTCGCCGGAGATGGCGGTGGTGGACCTGCGCATGCCCGGGCGCGGCGGCCTGGAGCTGGTGCGGGACCTGCACGCGCTCGACGGCTCCACGCGCATCATCGTCCTCACCGGCTACGGCAGCATCTCCACGGCGGTGGAGGCGGTGAAGCTGGGCGCCTTCAACTACCTGCCCAAGCCCGCGGACGTGGATGATCTGCTGCTCGCCTTCTCGCGGGGGGCGGGCGAGTCCTCCCAGGTGACCGAGGACTTCCAGCCTCCCTCGCTCGCACGCGCGGAGTGGGAGCACATCCAGCGCGTGCTCACCGACTGTGGGGGCAACATCTCCGAGGCCGCCCGGCGCCTGGGCCTGCACCGCCGGTCCTTGCAGCGCAAACTCCAGAAGTACCCACCGGCCCAGTAGCGTCCGGCGCTCCACGGACGTCGGGAGAACAGGTTGTGCCCGGCGGGGGGGGTTGATACGTCCGCTGCCAGGAGTGGCGCGCACCATGATGCAAGAGCGGGAACGGCAGGCCGTCGAGCGCATGTTTCCGGGCGGCGGCGAGATGGGCGCCCGGATGCGTGCCCACGACTGGTCCGCCACGCCCCTGGGCCCGGTGAGCACCTGGCCCCGGGAATTGCGCACCGTGGTGGGCATGGTGCTCGCCAATCACTTCCCCATGAACCTGTTGTGGGGCCCGGACCTCCTCCAGCTCTACAACGACGCCTACGTCCCGCTCATGGGGGACAAGCACCCGCATCACCTGGCCCAGCCGTGCCGCGTGACGTGGGCGGAGATCTGGCCCCAGGTGGGCCCCCGCTTCGATCGCGTGCTCACCACGGGCATCTCCGCCACGCACCAGCAGACGCAACTGTTCCTGCACCGCCACGGCTTCCTCGAGGAGAGCTACTTCACCGACTCCTACGCGCCCCTGTGGGGCGAGAGCGGCCAGGTGGAGGGCGTGCTCGTCACCGTGGTGGAGAACACGGAGACCCTGCTCGCCGAGCGGCGGCTGCGCGCCCTCAAGGACCTGGCGGCGGAGACCGTGGGCGTGCGCACCTGGAGCGAGGCCCGTGGCCGCGTGGGCGAGGTGCTCGGGCGCAACCCCTTGGACGTGCCCTTCGCGCTGCTGTACCTCGTGGAGGACGCGGGCCGGAGCGCCGAGCTGTCCCTGGCGGTGGGGATGAGCCCCGGCGAGCGGGCGAGCCCCGCGCGGGTCGCCCTGGAGGCGCCCCCCCCCGGAGAGCCCTGGCCCCTGGCCGATGTCCTCCTGGGCGGCGAGGTGCGTCTGGAAAACCTGGAGGCCCGGCTGGGTCCCTTGCCCGGAGGCCCCTGGCCGGAGACCCCGCGCGAGGCGCTGGTGCTGCCGCTGCGGGATGGCGAGCGGTCGTGTTGCTCGGGGGTGCTCGTGCTGGGCGCCTCGCCCCGGCTGCGCCTGGACGCGGCCTACCAGGACTACTTGCGGCTGATGGCCCGGCAGGTGTCCACCGTGCTCGCGCGGTGCGTGGCGGAGGAGGCCCGGAGCGCGGCCCACCAGCGCGCCACCGACATCCTCGAGTCCCTGGGCGATGCCTTCCTCGCGGTGGACCGTGACTGGCGGCTCACGCACGTGAACTCCAACCTGGAGCGGCTCACGAAGCTCGACCGCGAGCGGATGCTGGGCCAGCGGCTGTGGGACCTCTGGCCGGGCCTGGAGCAGCCTCCGCTCAACTTCTGGTCGGAGTACCAGCGGAGCATGCGCGAGCGCGTGCCCGTGCGCTTCCTCGATGCCTTCGCCGGCCACGACATCTGGACGGAGACGCGGGGCTTTCCCACGCCGGACGGCGGGCTGTCCGTGTTCATCCGCGACGTGAGCGAGCAGAAGCGCGCCGAGGCCGAGCGCGACCGCATCTTCAACCGCTCGAGGGATCTGCTGTGCGAGGTGGACTTCACCGGGCTCTTCCGGCGCGTCAACCCCGCGTGGAGCCAGGTGCTCGGCTGGAGCGAGGCGGAGCTCTTGCGCATGGGCTACCAGGACATCCTGCACCCCGAGAGCCTGGACACGTGCGCGGAGCACATGCGCACGCTGGGCCGGGGCGAGGCGGTGATGAACGTGGACGTGCGCCTGCGGCACGTAGATGGCTCCTACCGCTGGCTGTCCTGGAACGTCACGCCCGAGCCGAACAAGGAATTGGTGTCCGCGGTGGGCCGGGACGTGACCGAGGCCCGGCGCGCGGCCGAGGCGCAGCGCCAGCGCTCGGACTTCGAGAAGCAGCTCATCGGCATCGTCAGCCACGACCTGCGCAACCCCCTGGGCGCCATCTCCCTGGGGGCCCAGGCGCTGCTGCGGCGCGAGGTGCTGGACGCGGCGGCCACGCGGGCCGTGGTGCGCATCCTCTCCGTCTCCGAGCGCGCCACGCGCCTGGTGCGCGACCTGCTCGACTTCACCCAGGCCCGGCTCGGGGGCGGGCTGCCCATCCAGGTCCGGACACTGGACTTCCACGTCCTCACCCGTCAGGCGCTCGACGAGGTGCAGATGGGCTTTCCCGAGCGGGACTTCCGCCTGGAGCAGCGGGGGGACGGGCGCGGCGAGTGGGATGGCGATCGCATCTCCCAGCTGCTCACCAACCTGGTGACCAACGCGGCGAAGTACAGCCCCGCGCCCTCCTCCGTCTCGGTGAGCACGCGGGGCGAGGGGGACGGCATGGTGCTCGAGGTGCACAACCAGGGCATGCCCATCGCCCCGGAGCTCCGGACGCGGCTCTTCCAACCCCTGCAGCGCGGCCAGGGCCAGAACGCGTCGGCCGCGCGCAGCGTGGGGCTCGGGCTCTACATCGTGAAGCACATCGTGGACGCCCACGGCGGCGCCATCGAGGTGCGCTCCACGGACGAGGAGGGGACGACCTTCACCGTCCGTCTGCCCCGGCACCCGCCCGGCAAGTCGCCCTGAGCCTTAGCTGAGGGTGGTGACGAGGCCGCCCTCGGCCCGGAGCACCGCCCCGTTCGTCGCGGCGGCCAGGGGGCTGGCCAGGTAGGCCACCAGGCTCGCGATCTCCTGGGGCTCGATCATCCGCTGCAGGAGCGAGGACGCGCGGTGCTTGGCGAAGAACTCGGCCACGATCTTCTCGGCCGGGGCCTGGGGCTCGCTGGACACGCTGCGCAGGAAGTCCACGATGCCCTCGGAGTGCGTGGGGCCCGGCAGCACCGAGTTGACCGTCACCTTCGTGCCCTTGGTCAGATTGGCCAGGCCTCGCGAGATGGACAGCTGCGCCGTCTTGGTCGTCGCGTAGTGGATCATGTCCGAGGGGATGGTGAGCGCCGACTCGCTGGAGATGAAAATGACGCGGCCCCAGTCGCGCTGGAGCATGCCCGGGAAGTAGGCGCGCGCCAGCCGCACCCCGCTCATCACGTTGACCTTGAAGAAGGACAGCCAGTCCTCATCCGAGATCTCGGCGAAGGGCTTGCTCTCGTAGATGCCCAGGTTGTTCACCAGGATGTCGACCGCGCCCACTTCCTTCTGGATGAGGGCCGCGCCCTCGGCGCTCGCCGCGTCCGCGAGCACGCCCCGGATGCGCTGGCCTCCGGAGGCGCGGATGTCCGCCACCGCCTGGTCGAGCTTGGCCCGCGCGCGGCCGGTGATGAGCACCTCGGCGCCCTCCACCGCGAGCGTGCGCGCGATCTCCAGGCCGATGCCCGCCGTGGCGCTGGTGACGAGCGCGGTCTTCTGGGTCAGTTGCAGGTCCATGTGCGTTCTCCGTTCGGGAGGGAAAGGGGCGGCGTCCGCCGTGCCGTGACGTGACGTGACTGGAATAGCCCTTGCCCGTCGGGCGGAACATCCCCAGGATGGTTGCAATCCTTGTGAATGGGATTCACGAATGACACGCATCCTCATGGAGCGTTCGGGTGAGCTGGAGGTCTTCCTGCGGGTGGTCCAGGAGGGAGGCTTCTCCGCGGCGGCCCGGAGCGTGGGCCTCACTCCCTCGGCGGTCAGCAAGCTCATCACCCGGCTGGAGAAGCGGCTCGGGGCCCGCCTCTTCATGCGCACGACCCGCGCCCTGAGCCTCACCGAGGAAGGGGAGGCCTACCACCGGGCGGGCCAGCGCATCCTGCGGGAACTGGACGACGCCGATCAGGCCGCCGCCGCCGGCGCGGTCCGGGGCCGCCTGCACGTCAACGCGTCCATTCCGTTCGGCTCCCAGTACGTCGTGCCCGCCCTGCCGGGCTTCCTCGCGCGCTACCCCGACGTCCTCGTCGACCTGAGCTTGACCGATGACGTGGTGGACCTGCTCGCGCAGAAG includes:
- a CDS encoding ATP-binding protein, translating into MRDAQAINLSWLMRLRWGALLGQVAVILGVHLGLGLSLRLGPLFATVAVGAVSNALLVPWMRRRRGRPVPEALTWAVMALDVGLLTVLLELSGGASNPFSALYLVHIALAAVVLRAGGSWALTVLAIGCFGELFVGAPAHHHIHDMRMHLEGMWAAFALAAAFIVYFVQRVTRALAAREAELVEARAAAARHDKLTALATLAAGAAHELSTPLSTIAVVARELERQLARAGQDPSSLEDARLIREQVARCRDILARMASDAGASQGESLVWLAPADLVARALEGLPGGERVRPEVDARARQERELVSAHAFTQVIRGVVKNALQASPAEAPVRLGLVREPQAWRLTVEDAGPGMAPEVLARAGEPFFTTKAPGEGMGLGLFLTRALLDQLGGQLVLDSGPGRGTRVVLTWPAGGPRQSATLSPEGSRVQVAS
- a CDS encoding response regulator transcription factor, which gives rise to MTSPLSGSAPTLLLVDDESVFRERLARAFRERGYEVTTAGSYEEGLALASRESPEMAVVDLRMPGRGGLELVRDLHALDGSTRIIVLTGYGSISTAVEAVKLGAFNYLPKPADVDDLLLAFSRGAGESSQVTEDFQPPSLARAEWEHIQRVLTDCGGNISEAARRLGLHRRSLQRKLQKYPPAQ
- a CDS encoding PAS domain S-box protein, with product MMQERERQAVERMFPGGGEMGARMRAHDWSATPLGPVSTWPRELRTVVGMVLANHFPMNLLWGPDLLQLYNDAYVPLMGDKHPHHLAQPCRVTWAEIWPQVGPRFDRVLTTGISATHQQTQLFLHRHGFLEESYFTDSYAPLWGESGQVEGVLVTVVENTETLLAERRLRALKDLAAETVGVRTWSEARGRVGEVLGRNPLDVPFALLYLVEDAGRSAELSLAVGMSPGERASPARVALEAPPPGEPWPLADVLLGGEVRLENLEARLGPLPGGPWPETPREALVLPLRDGERSCCSGVLVLGASPRLRLDAAYQDYLRLMARQVSTVLARCVAEEARSAAHQRATDILESLGDAFLAVDRDWRLTHVNSNLERLTKLDRERMLGQRLWDLWPGLEQPPLNFWSEYQRSMRERVPVRFLDAFAGHDIWTETRGFPTPDGGLSVFIRDVSEQKRAEAERDRIFNRSRDLLCEVDFTGLFRRVNPAWSQVLGWSEAELLRMGYQDILHPESLDTCAEHMRTLGRGEAVMNVDVRLRHVDGSYRWLSWNVTPEPNKELVSAVGRDVTEARRAAEAQRQRSDFEKQLIGIVSHDLRNPLGAISLGAQALLRREVLDAAATRAVVRILSVSERATRLVRDLLDFTQARLGGGLPIQVRTLDFHVLTRQALDEVQMGFPERDFRLEQRGDGRGEWDGDRISQLLTNLVTNAAKYSPAPSSVSVSTRGEGDGMVLEVHNQGMPIAPELRTRLFQPLQRGQGQNASAARSVGLGLYIVKHIVDAHGGAIEVRSTDEEGTTFTVRLPRHPPGKSP
- a CDS encoding SDR family NAD(P)-dependent oxidoreductase encodes the protein MDLQLTQKTALVTSATAGIGLEIARTLAVEGAEVLITGRARAKLDQAVADIRASGGQRIRGVLADAASAEGAALIQKEVGAVDILVNNLGIYESKPFAEISDEDWLSFFKVNVMSGVRLARAYFPGMLQRDWGRVIFISSESALTIPSDMIHYATTKTAQLSISRGLANLTKGTKVTVNSVLPGPTHSEGIVDFLRSVSSEPQAPAEKIVAEFFAKHRASSLLQRMIEPQEIASLVAYLASPLAAATNGAVLRAEGGLVTTLS